One genomic segment of Synechocystis sp. LKSZ1 includes these proteins:
- the sufC gene encoding Fe-S cluster assembly ATPase SufC, protein MSAPILSVKNLTASVEGTPILKGLNLEIKAGEIHAIMGRNGSGKSTFSKVLTGHPDYEVTGGEILYKGENLLEKEPHERALLGIFLAFQYPLEIPGVSNLDFLRIAYNAKCKYLGLEEIDAFDFEDLVQEKLEIVKMNPSFLERSLNEGFSGGEKKRNEILQMAILEPSLAILDEIDSGLDIDALRIVSEGVNSLKTPDNATLVITHYQRLLNYIVPDQIHVMYDGQIVMSGGKELALELEAKGYDFLDEKMLTTA, encoded by the coding sequence ATGAGTGCCCCCATTTTATCCGTCAAAAATCTGACTGCCAGTGTTGAAGGAACCCCGATTTTAAAAGGTCTGAATCTAGAGATTAAAGCCGGGGAAATCCATGCCATCATGGGCCGAAACGGCTCGGGCAAAAGTACCTTTTCTAAGGTGTTAACGGGCCATCCTGATTACGAAGTAACCGGTGGTGAAATTCTCTACAAGGGAGAAAATCTTTTAGAAAAAGAACCCCATGAACGTGCTCTACTGGGCATTTTTTTGGCCTTTCAGTATCCCTTGGAAATTCCTGGGGTAAGTAACCTTGATTTTCTCCGCATTGCCTATAACGCTAAGTGTAAGTATTTGGGACTTGAAGAAATCGATGCTTTTGATTTTGAAGATCTGGTACAGGAAAAACTAGAGATCGTCAAAATGAATCCTAGCTTCCTGGAACGTAGTCTGAATGAGGGGTTCTCTGGGGGTGAGAAAAAGCGCAATGAAATTCTGCAAATGGCGATTTTAGAACCGAGTTTGGCCATTCTCGATGAAATTGATTCGGGTCTGGATATTGACGCCCTGCGCATTGTTTCCGAAGGCGTTAATTCTCTCAAGACTCCTGATAATGCCACCCTGGTGATTACCCACTATCAACGCCTGCTCAACTACATTGTTCCTGACCAGATCCATGTCATGTACGATGGCCAAATTGTCATGAGTGGTGGTAAAGAATTGGCCCTGGAATTGGAAGCCAAGGGCTACGATTTTCTCGATGAAAAGATGCTAACTACGGCCTAG
- a CDS encoding SIMPL domain-containing protein (The SIMPL domain is named for its presence in mouse protein SIMPL (signalling molecule that associates with mouse pelle-like kinase). Bacterial member BP26, from Brucella, was shown to assemble into a channel-like structure, while YggE from E. coli has been associated with resistance to oxidative stress.) has translation MTLTPVFRPFLVAISAFGLSTVMSLTPALAQQTLLRTLTVTGEGAETIATTLAQVELSIEITAPAAGTVQTEVAKSSNAVVDFLRSRGVDKLQTTGIQLQPNYDYNNNQRQLKGYTGTNTLSFQVPPDRLGSILDEAVRTGATRINGVSFTATDDAINKAQRLALQKATQDAQEQAKAVLQSLNLTPKEIVAIQVNGANPPIPKMYQADSLMVRGAMAPAPTPVIAGEQNVRASVTLQITY, from the coding sequence ATGACCTTGACCCCGGTATTTCGTCCGTTCCTCGTCGCTATCTCCGCCTTCGGCTTAAGTACTGTGATGTCCCTAACCCCTGCCCTGGCCCAACAAACCCTCTTGCGAACTTTAACCGTCACGGGGGAAGGCGCCGAAACCATCGCCACAACCCTGGCCCAAGTCGAACTCAGTATTGAAATCACGGCCCCGGCCGCTGGCACTGTCCAAACCGAGGTTGCCAAAAGTAGTAATGCGGTAGTGGATTTTCTCCGCAGTCGCGGGGTTGATAAGCTCCAAACCACTGGGATTCAACTCCAACCCAACTACGACTACAACAATAACCAGCGCCAACTCAAAGGCTACACGGGCACCAATACCCTGAGTTTTCAAGTTCCTCCCGACCGCCTGGGCAGTATTTTGGATGAAGCCGTCAGGACAGGGGCCACACGGATTAATGGCGTGAGCTTTACCGCCACCGACGATGCCATTAACAAGGCCCAGCGTTTAGCACTACAAAAAGCAACCCAGGATGCCCAGGAACAGGCCAAGGCCGTTCTGCAATCCCTTAACCTAACACCCAAGGAAATTGTTGCGATCCAAGTTAATGGCGCTAACCCCCCCATTCCCAAAATGTATCAGGCGGATAGTCTGATGGTACGCGGAGCCATGGCCCCTGCGCCCACTCCTGTTATTGCTGGTGAACAAAATGTACGGGCCTCAGTAACATTGCAAATTACTTACTAA
- a CDS encoding cupin domain-containing protein, which produces MKLHTDYSQRVVIATHDLPWLDSPMSGVQRRMLERDGEEVARATSIVRYAANSHFSAHTHGGGEEFFVLEGVFSDEYGDYPAGTYIRNPVGSTHTPFSQEGCTILVKLWQMHPDDQQRVAIDTPQTAWVPGLVKGLEVMPLHSFGTEQVALVKWAPGTQFSHHSHWGGEEIFVLEGVFEDEWGTYPQGTWLRNSHGSRHTPFSRQGCVIYVKTGHLSKECLA; this is translated from the coding sequence ATGAAACTGCATACCGATTACAGCCAACGGGTTGTGATAGCGACGCATGATTTGCCCTGGCTTGATTCACCCATGTCCGGTGTGCAACGGCGAATGCTCGAACGTGATGGCGAAGAAGTGGCCCGGGCTACCTCCATTGTTCGCTATGCGGCCAATAGTCACTTTTCAGCCCATACCCACGGCGGCGGGGAAGAATTTTTTGTCCTTGAGGGGGTTTTTTCCGACGAATATGGGGATTATCCAGCCGGTACCTATATCCGCAATCCTGTGGGTTCGACCCATACGCCGTTCAGTCAGGAGGGCTGTACAATTTTGGTCAAACTCTGGCAAATGCACCCGGATGATCAACAACGAGTGGCCATTGATACCCCACAAACTGCCTGGGTTCCAGGATTAGTAAAAGGTTTAGAAGTCATGCCCCTCCACAGCTTTGGAACGGAGCAAGTGGCCCTGGTGAAATGGGCACCGGGCACCCAGTTTTCCCATCATAGCCATTGGGGCGGGGAGGAAATCTTTGTTCTGGAGGGGGTTTTTGAGGATGAATGGGGAACTTATCCACAGGGTACCTGGCTACGCAATTCCCATGGTAGTCGTCACACGCCGTTTAGTCGCCAAGGCTGCGTAATTTACGTTAAAACGGGGCATTTATCTAAGGAGTGTCTTGCTTGA
- a CDS encoding bifunctional metallophosphatase/5'-nucleotidase, with the protein MGWRMRDKGFGLRSLGLGILCWGLFATLTRAETIPFTLLHLNDVYEITPIENGQWGGLARVATVRQQLKAENPQTYTILAGDFLSPSALGTAIYQGNRLAGRHMVAVLNAMGLDYAAIGNHEFDLNRAEFEQRLRESQFSWIAGNVTNPDGQPIPGILSYQILNIPGAKGGTVRVGILGLTIASNPVDYVRYTPAITTARRQIAALKDQVDVWVAVTHLSLAEDRALAKAVPEIDLILGGHEHENIFYSYLQTKPQYSVTCPRNQTPILKADANARTVYIHELTYDTTTRCLQIRSRLQPITPVIADHPETAQVAQYWQTIGFQAFQAQDFDPQTVVIQSPLELDALDASVRTQTTNLTRLITRAMAQTVPDAQLVVFNGGMIRLDDRIPPGPITQYDIIRLLPFGGKIITADLSGALLQKIVAQGQKNQGMGGYLHWAGLDPQAIVPSKTYRVALMDYLLTGKEVGLGFLTRQTPGVQVVQTGQDIRQALIQYLQTQQDKAFANLDSP; encoded by the coding sequence ATGGGCTGGAGAATGCGAGACAAGGGATTTGGGCTTAGGAGTTTGGGGCTGGGGATACTATGTTGGGGACTCTTCGCAACGCTAACCAGGGCCGAAACCATTCCCTTTACGCTACTACACCTCAATGATGTGTACGAAATAACCCCAATTGAGAACGGTCAATGGGGGGGCCTAGCGCGAGTGGCAACTGTGCGGCAACAGTTGAAGGCGGAAAATCCCCAGACTTACACCATTTTAGCGGGAGATTTTTTGAGTCCATCAGCGCTAGGGACGGCAATTTATCAGGGGAACCGCCTGGCGGGACGGCACATGGTAGCGGTTTTAAATGCCATGGGGTTGGATTATGCCGCCATCGGCAACCATGAATTTGACCTCAATCGGGCCGAGTTTGAGCAACGATTACGGGAATCTCAATTTAGTTGGATTGCAGGGAATGTGACGAATCCCGATGGTCAACCCATTCCAGGAATTTTGTCGTACCAAATTCTAAATATTCCCGGCGCGAAGGGCGGGACGGTACGAGTGGGAATATTGGGGCTAACCATTGCGAGTAATCCTGTTGATTATGTCCGCTACACTCCTGCCATTACCACTGCCCGTCGTCAGATTGCGGCCCTGAAGGATCAAGTCGATGTGTGGGTTGCAGTGACCCATTTATCTTTGGCGGAAGACAGGGCCTTGGCCAAGGCTGTGCCGGAAATTGACCTGATTTTGGGGGGGCATGAACATGAAAATATTTTCTACAGTTATCTCCAAACGAAACCCCAGTACAGTGTCACCTGTCCCCGCAACCAAACCCCTATCCTGAAAGCTGACGCCAATGCCCGGACAGTCTATATCCATGAGCTGACCTACGATACCACTACTCGCTGTCTCCAAATTCGCTCCCGCCTGCAACCCATTACTCCAGTCATTGCCGATCATCCCGAAACTGCCCAAGTAGCCCAATACTGGCAAACGATTGGTTTTCAAGCATTCCAAGCCCAAGACTTTGACCCCCAGACCGTCGTTATCCAATCTCCTCTCGAGCTTGACGCCCTAGATGCCAGTGTCCGTACCCAAACAACCAATCTAACCCGCCTGATTACCCGTGCCATGGCCCAGACTGTCCCTGACGCTCAATTGGTGGTGTTTAACGGTGGCATGATTCGTCTCGATGACAGAATCCCCCCTGGCCCTATCACCCAGTATGACATTATCCGTTTATTGCCCTTTGGCGGAAAAATTATCACGGCGGATCTCTCGGGGGCACTACTGCAAAAAATCGTAGCGCAGGGCCAAAAAAACCAGGGTATGGGGGGTTACTTACATTGGGCAGGCCTTGACCCCCAGGCCATCGTCCCCAGCAAAACCTATCGTGTTGCCCTGATGGACTATCTACTCACTGGAAAAGAGGTAGGGTTAGGCTTTTTAACCCGCCAAACGCCGGGCGTGCAGGTGGTGCAAACAGGGCAGGATATTCGCCAGGCCCTAATTCAATATCTCCAGACTCAACAGGATAAAGCCTTTGCTAACCTGGATTCCCCTTAA
- a CDS encoding SufS family cysteine desulfurase, with product MTALQVPTLAAQVRADFPILQQEVNGHPLVYLDNAATSQKPLAVLEALRHYYEKDNANVHRGAHSLSVRATEAYEAVRDKVAKLIHARSRQEIVYTRNATEAINLVAYSWGLNTLKPGDEILTSVMEHHSNLVPWQMVAQKTGAVLKHVALTPEETFDLAHFQGLLSEKTKLVTVVHVSNTLGCINPVEEITALAHQTGAKVLIDACQSVPHTPIDVQRLDCDWLVASGHKMCGPTGIGFLYGKEALLEAMPPFLGGGEMIADVFLDHFTCGHLPHKFEAGTPAIGEAIALGAAIDYLLDLGMERIHAYEQELTAYLFQQLQTIPRLRLYGPLPDAQGQGRAALAAFNVPGLHASDLATLLDQDGIAIRSGHHCTQPLHRFFEASGSARASLYFYNTFAEIDRFVHSLAQTINFFQGLED from the coding sequence ATGACTGCCCTGCAAGTTCCTACCCTGGCCGCCCAAGTCCGCGCTGATTTTCCCATCCTCCAGCAGGAGGTAAATGGCCATCCGCTAGTCTATCTGGATAATGCCGCCACCTCCCAAAAACCCCTGGCGGTGCTAGAGGCCCTAAGACATTATTACGAAAAAGATAATGCCAATGTCCACCGCGGAGCCCACAGTTTGAGTGTGCGGGCGACGGAAGCCTACGAAGCGGTACGAGACAAGGTGGCGAAATTGATCCATGCCCGTTCTCGCCAGGAAATTGTTTATACCCGCAATGCCACGGAGGCCATTAACTTAGTGGCCTATAGTTGGGGCCTGAATACCCTTAAACCCGGTGATGAAATCCTGACGTCTGTCATGGAGCACCACAGTAATCTCGTGCCCTGGCAGATGGTGGCCCAGAAAACCGGAGCCGTGCTCAAGCACGTGGCCCTGACGCCGGAGGAGACCTTTGACTTAGCACATTTCCAGGGCCTACTGTCGGAAAAAACCAAACTGGTAACGGTGGTTCATGTCTCTAACACCCTGGGCTGTATTAACCCCGTTGAGGAGATTACGGCCTTGGCCCATCAGACTGGTGCGAAAGTGCTCATCGATGCCTGCCAGAGTGTGCCCCATACCCCCATTGATGTGCAACGACTCGATTGTGACTGGCTCGTGGCCAGTGGCCATAAAATGTGTGGGCCGACGGGCATTGGCTTTCTCTACGGCAAAGAGGCCCTGTTGGAAGCTATGCCCCCGTTTCTCGGGGGAGGGGAGATGATTGCCGATGTCTTTTTAGACCATTTTACCTGTGGCCACCTGCCCCACAAGTTTGAGGCAGGAACCCCGGCCATTGGTGAGGCCATTGCTTTGGGGGCCGCCATTGATTACCTCTTAGACTTAGGGATGGAGCGCATCCACGCCTACGAACAGGAACTAACGGCCTACCTCTTCCAACAACTCCAGACCATCCCCCGACTGCGTCTCTATGGCCCCCTACCCGATGCCCAGGGCCAAGGTCGGGCGGCCTTGGCAGCCTTTAATGTCCCAGGCCTCCATGCCAGTGATTTAGCCACTCTTTTAGATCAAGACGGCATTGCCATTCGCTCGGGACACCACTGTACCCAACCCCTGCACCGCTTCTTTGAAGCCTCCGGTAGTGCTCGGGCCAGTCTTTACTTCTACAATACCTTTGCCGAAATAGACCGCTTTGTGCATTCCCTGGCCCAAACCATCAACTTTTTCCAAGGCCTGGAGGATTAA
- a CDS encoding pyridoxal phosphate-dependent aminotransferase: MNQRLTRMEAIQSPVIPLIGEWVSQTPGTISLGQGVAFYPPPPTVIEALQRRLINQPLHQYHSVTGLPSLIEAITQKLAQDNQVDVSNNQAVVVTAGANMGFLNAVLAITQVKDEIILNTPYYFNHEMAIRIAGCEPVCVPTDDQYQPQLEALASAITPRTRAIVTISPNNPTGAIYPESTLRAVNQLCRTHGIYHIHDEAYDYFAYDSTPIFSPAAIADSDNHTISLYSFSKAYGLAGWRMGYMLIPSDLLLAIKKIQDTNLICPPLASQYAALACLAEGKSYSQQFLPEMGRCRLQLLKALASISEYCRLVTPQGAFYCFLQLRSHRPDLELVKALIEDFQVGVLPGSTFGMTHGCYLRIAYGALREETASLGISRLVTGIKALSVK; the protein is encoded by the coding sequence TTGAATCAAAGATTGACGCGGATGGAGGCTATTCAATCCCCTGTAATTCCCTTAATTGGTGAATGGGTTTCTCAGACCCCCGGAACCATTTCCCTTGGGCAAGGGGTCGCCTTTTACCCTCCTCCCCCAACAGTGATCGAAGCCCTCCAGCGCCGTTTAATCAATCAACCTCTCCACCAATACCACTCGGTTACAGGACTACCAAGCTTAATTGAGGCTATTACTCAAAAGTTGGCCCAGGACAATCAAGTCGATGTCAGCAATAATCAGGCAGTGGTGGTGACAGCGGGCGCTAACATGGGCTTTTTGAATGCAGTTCTAGCCATTACCCAAGTCAAAGACGAAATTATTCTTAATACTCCCTACTATTTCAATCACGAAATGGCGATTCGCATTGCTGGCTGTGAGCCAGTCTGTGTTCCAACTGATGACCAGTACCAGCCTCAACTTGAGGCCCTCGCTTCTGCTATTACCCCTAGAACTCGTGCCATTGTTACCATTTCTCCTAACAATCCCACCGGAGCTATCTATCCTGAATCAACGTTGAGAGCCGTGAATCAGCTCTGTCGTACACACGGCATCTATCACATTCATGATGAAGCCTACGATTACTTTGCGTACGACTCTACGCCTATTTTCTCCCCAGCAGCGATTGCTGACAGCGACAACCACACGATTTCCCTCTACAGCTTCTCCAAAGCCTATGGCCTGGCTGGCTGGCGTATGGGCTATATGCTGATTCCTTCAGATCTATTGCTTGCTATCAAAAAAATTCAGGATACCAATCTGATCTGTCCTCCCCTTGCATCCCAATATGCGGCGCTCGCCTGTCTAGCAGAAGGCAAATCCTATTCCCAGCAGTTTTTACCGGAAATGGGCCGCTGTCGCCTGCAACTCCTCAAGGCATTAGCTTCCATTAGTGAATATTGTCGATTAGTAACTCCTCAAGGGGCCTTTTACTGTTTCCTACAACTCCGTTCCCATCGACCAGATCTTGAACTTGTCAAAGCACTCATTGAAGATTTTCAGGTAGGTGTTCTGCCAGGCTCGACTTTTGGGATGACCCATGGCTGTTATCTACGCATTGCTTATGGTGCCCTACGCGAGGAAACTGCGAGCCTGGGGATCAGCCGCTTAGTTACTGGAATCAAAGCACTCAGTGTCAAATAA
- the sufD gene encoding Fe-S cluster assembly protein SufD has product MSDIATLERELRQSSTADDWAKLLRSSQSKTVAAVEGLNPLRQQALSQASGLTLPSKRDEEWRFTDLADLVKVEFQTLPAPALAPDQLEAFILPEARHSRLVFINGAYNVAGSDLSALPASVFVGPFSQLPAQGQARLLDYLGQSEGLGEAFTVLNTAGLDDVAVVWLPPETLLETPVHLLFLTAVAHTPALVQPRLLVVAEDHSRLTLAESYGAVTDNCSDRPQHQPYFNNIVAEIFLGDNAQLTHLRNQRDSGDSFHIAKTAVNQQKNSHYQLVDINLGAKLSRHNLDVVQQGEQTTTQLFGLTAIAGRQVADTHSAIYLRYSHGTTEQLHKTIVDDYAHGIFNGKVLVPQAAQLTNAAQLNRNLLLSSKARINTKPELQITADNVKCSHGATVSQLEADELFYLRSRGLNDADARHLLIDAFAGEILQRLPLPALQKRLEQCIACRTL; this is encoded by the coding sequence ATGAGTGATATTGCCACCCTAGAGCGCGAATTACGTCAATCTTCAACGGCTGATGACTGGGCTAAACTGCTCCGCTCCAGTCAAAGCAAAACCGTTGCCGCCGTCGAGGGCCTGAACCCCTTGCGTCAACAGGCCCTTAGTCAGGCCTCTGGACTAACCCTCCCCAGCAAGCGGGATGAAGAGTGGCGATTTACGGATCTAGCTGATTTAGTGAAGGTCGAATTTCAGACCCTTCCTGCCCCGGCCCTGGCCCCAGACCAACTGGAGGCTTTTATTTTGCCGGAGGCCCGCCATAGTCGTCTGGTCTTTATCAATGGAGCCTATAACGTAGCCGGTTCGGATCTGAGTGCTTTGCCAGCCTCAGTCTTTGTGGGCCCCTTTAGTCAACTACCGGCCCAGGGCCAAGCCCGTCTCTTAGATTACCTGGGACAGAGCGAGGGCCTAGGGGAGGCCTTTACCGTTCTGAATACCGCTGGCCTAGATGATGTTGCTGTGGTTTGGTTACCGCCGGAAACCCTGCTGGAAACCCCGGTTCATCTCCTTTTTTTGACGGCGGTTGCACACACACCGGCCCTAGTACAACCCCGTCTGCTCGTCGTGGCGGAAGACCATAGCCGCCTGACCCTAGCGGAATCCTACGGAGCCGTGACCGATAACTGTAGCGACCGGCCCCAACACCAGCCCTACTTCAACAACATTGTGGCGGAAATTTTTCTGGGGGATAATGCCCAGTTGACCCACCTCCGTAATCAGCGCGATTCGGGGGATAGTTTCCATATTGCTAAAACCGCCGTCAACCAGCAAAAAAATAGCCATTATCAACTAGTAGATATTAACCTCGGGGCCAAATTGTCTCGTCATAATCTGGATGTGGTTCAGCAGGGAGAACAAACCACCACCCAATTGTTTGGCCTGACGGCCATTGCCGGACGCCAGGTGGCCGATACCCACAGTGCCATCTACCTGCGCTATTCCCACGGCACGACGGAGCAATTACACAAAACCATTGTGGATGACTACGCCCACGGCATCTTTAACGGTAAGGTCTTGGTGCCCCAGGCCGCCCAGTTGACCAATGCTGCCCAGTTAAACCGTAACCTCCTGCTATCTAGCAAGGCCCGGATTAACACCAAGCCGGAACTACAGATTACCGCCGATAACGTCAAGTGTTCCCACGGGGCCACGGTGAGTCAGTTGGAGGCTGATGAACTCTTTTATCTTCGTAGCCGGGGCCTGAATGATGCCGATGCCCGCCATTTATTGATTGATGCCTTTGCGGGGGAAATTCTCCAGCGACTGCCTCTGCCTGCCCTGCAAAAACGCTTAGAACAATGTATTGCCTGCCGCACCCTCTAG
- a CDS encoding ion transporter, whose protein sequence is MSLQTLFRETLFNSETLLGRVLELVLLVCILASVLESLLDSVPTLHQDYQAFFGWSEYGFTFLFTLEYGLRLGTAERPFRYALSFFGLIDLVAILPSFLGLFVIGFPSLSVFRALRFLRIFRILKLLRFSEEAKELLVSLKSSFRKITVFLGFVLILTVIIGSLMYFVEGSEHGFSSIPQSVYWTIVTMTTVGYGDIAPQTALGKLLASAVMLLGYGIIAVPTGAIVQGLSQSRLGFGPPSLGHCCPNCRASGHDADANHCKYCGTLLGQESGLPGGDR, encoded by the coding sequence ATGTCATTACAAACTTTATTTAGGGAAACACTCTTTAATTCTGAAACCCTCCTGGGTCGGGTATTGGAGTTAGTTTTACTCGTCTGTATTTTAGCTAGTGTCCTCGAAAGCTTACTAGATAGCGTCCCCACTCTACATCAGGACTATCAGGCGTTTTTTGGCTGGAGTGAGTATGGATTTACGTTTCTCTTTACCCTAGAATATGGCCTACGGCTGGGAACAGCAGAACGACCTTTCCGTTATGCTCTCAGCTTTTTTGGTCTGATCGATCTTGTCGCAATTCTTCCTTCTTTTTTGGGTCTTTTTGTTATTGGATTCCCTTCTTTATCTGTATTTCGGGCCCTCCGCTTTTTGCGAATTTTTAGGATCTTGAAACTGCTACGTTTTTCCGAAGAAGCGAAGGAATTGTTAGTTTCACTAAAGTCCAGTTTTCGCAAGATCACAGTTTTTCTTGGTTTTGTCCTAATTCTAACTGTGATTATTGGTTCATTGATGTATTTTGTGGAAGGTTCGGAGCACGGCTTTAGTAGTATTCCCCAAAGCGTTTACTGGACAATTGTAACGATGACCACGGTAGGCTACGGTGATATTGCGCCCCAGACGGCCCTGGGAAAATTATTGGCCTCCGCTGTAATGTTGTTGGGCTATGGCATTATTGCTGTCCCGACCGGAGCTATTGTCCAAGGCCTTTCTCAATCTCGTTTAGGATTTGGCCCTCCATCCCTTGGGCATTGTTGTCCCAACTGTCGAGCTAGTGGCCATGATGCCGATGCCAACCATTGCAAATACTGTGGTACTTTATTGGGACAGGAATCTGGCCTTCCTGGCGGAGACAGATGA
- a CDS encoding ADP-ribosylglycohydrolase family protein, with protein sequence MSLSLSDRLTGCLLGTAVGDALGLPYEGLSRGRGQRLLGLPNRYRLLGPYGFVSDDTEHACMTAQALIASGGIPARFADDLAWRLRWWLLALPAGIGLATLRAIIKLWLGFSADRAGVFSAGNGPGMRAAILGAAVVERDQLQELIHYSTYLTHTDPKAEQGAWVIALATRLACEQDVVSPQQFLKEVETSLDETAQELLTLIYQAVRSVEKKETTPAFAQSLGLEKGVSGYMFHTVPVVIHAWLSYPHNYEQAVQALIVCGGDTDSTAAMAGGIIGAAVGKAGIPKKYLEKLVEWPRTVDWMQRLAEQLAEARVQQCPLRPVSLPFWGVWIRNLGFMLIVLGHGLRRLAPPW encoded by the coding sequence TTGTCATTATCCTTATCAGATCGGCTGACTGGCTGCCTACTAGGAACCGCGGTTGGGGATGCTCTCGGCCTTCCCTATGAGGGCCTGTCTCGGGGTCGAGGTCAGCGTTTACTGGGGTTACCGAATCGGTATCGTCTATTAGGCCCCTATGGTTTTGTGTCTGACGATACGGAACATGCTTGTATGACGGCCCAAGCTCTAATTGCAAGTGGGGGAATACCCGCTAGATTTGCCGACGATCTGGCGTGGCGCTTGCGCTGGTGGTTGTTAGCTCTTCCAGCGGGTATTGGTTTAGCAACACTGCGAGCCATTATTAAGCTATGGTTAGGATTCTCTGCTGACCGAGCGGGTGTTTTTTCGGCGGGTAATGGGCCAGGCATGCGAGCCGCTATTTTAGGCGCAGCTGTGGTAGAGCGGGATCAGCTACAAGAATTGATCCATTATTCAACCTATCTCACCCATACTGATCCCAAGGCCGAACAAGGGGCTTGGGTTATTGCCTTAGCCACTCGCCTAGCTTGTGAGCAAGATGTTGTTAGTCCTCAACAATTTCTCAAAGAGGTAGAAACCAGTTTAGATGAAACAGCTCAGGAATTACTGACCTTGATCTATCAAGCCGTGAGAAGCGTAGAAAAAAAAGAAACAACTCCAGCCTTTGCCCAATCCCTCGGCCTAGAGAAAGGAGTATCGGGCTATATGTTCCATACAGTTCCAGTCGTGATTCATGCTTGGCTCTCCTATCCTCACAATTATGAGCAAGCGGTTCAGGCCTTAATTGTCTGTGGTGGAGATACAGACTCAACAGCGGCAATGGCTGGGGGGATTATTGGAGCAGCCGTGGGTAAAGCGGGAATTCCCAAAAAGTATTTAGAAAAATTGGTGGAATGGCCAAGGACAGTAGATTGGATGCAACGGCTGGCTGAGCAGTTGGCTGAGGCCCGAGTACAACAATGTCCCCTGCGACCAGTCTCTTTGCCCTTTTGGGGAGTATGGATTAGGAATCTAGGTTTTATGCTGATTGTCTTAGGCCATGGATTGCGACGTCTAGCTCCCCCTTGGTAA